A DNA window from Clostridiaceae bacterium contains the following coding sequences:
- a CDS encoding MurR/RpiR family transcriptional regulator: MYGSFFQRIKEKSSELKGKQFILAEYLMANYKRAAFMNSSCLAKNAKVSEATVNRFANTLGYTGFTQMINELRTSVQSELTTLDRVQEKIGAKSQNILEKIIQEEHKKLLDLPNYIKQEEIDKFIQDIYTAKKIFVLGFQISCSLAWYFGYMLGKVTGKVQVISQLTADTHSLINITDNETLIIAFAYPRYPNALLNLCESFARRGAVIVSVTDSLLSPVIKYSKQTFQIPVNCISTVDQLGPVLVFIQAVVLEYNSKFEENAKDNLASFEEYTETHKIFYKI; the protein is encoded by the coding sequence ATGTATGGTAGTTTTTTTCAGAGAATAAAGGAAAAATCATCGGAACTTAAAGGAAAACAGTTTATTTTAGCTGAATATCTTATGGCAAATTATAAAAGAGCCGCCTTCATGAACTCATCCTGTTTAGCAAAGAATGCTAAAGTCAGTGAAGCAACGGTTAACCGTTTTGCAAACACACTGGGGTATACCGGTTTTACACAGATGATTAATGAACTGAGAACCAGTGTACAAAGCGAATTGACGACTCTGGACAGGGTTCAGGAAAAAATAGGGGCAAAATCCCAGAACATTCTGGAAAAAATCATTCAAGAAGAACATAAAAAATTGCTTGATCTTCCGAATTATATAAAGCAAGAGGAAATAGATAAATTTATACAGGATATATACACTGCAAAGAAAATCTTCGTTCTGGGATTTCAAATCTCCTGCAGTCTGGCATGGTATTTTGGATATATGTTGGGTAAAGTTACAGGTAAAGTTCAAGTGATTTCCCAATTAACTGCTGATACACACTCCTTGATAAATATTACAGACAATGAAACCCTTATTATTGCCTTTGCATATCCAAGGTATCCCAATGCACTATTGAATTTGTGCGAATCGTTCGCCCGCAGAGGCGCTGTGATTGTTTCCGTGACAGACAGCTTGCTTTCTCCTGTTATAAAATATTCCAAACAAACCTTCCAGATACCTGTCAACTGTATTTCAACAGTCGATCAATTGGGGCCGGTATTGGTTTTTATCCAGGCTGTGGTTCTGGAATACAATTCTAAATTTGAAGAAAATGCCAAGGATAATCTTGCTTCTTTTGAAGAATATACAGAAACACATAAAATCTTTTACAAAATTTAG